The segment GTACGCATCGGTATATATTTGTGTTTTCTACGTGTCGACGTAATTTGTTTACATATTCTTACTAAATTTTATGTACATGTACTACATATGAGTCGAGTCATATATAATACGCTTTTGATTATTTGAAATTTCATGTTTATCTCTCATAGTATCTATATAATTTGATTTTCCTTTATAAATTCCGTTCATTAACTTAAAAGAACATGTTTTCTGGTGCTAATTTTTATGTATGTGTGAGTATAAATTTAAAGTGGTCAACGTTTCGATGTAAATTTAAAACTTTCATTCTTTAATTAGTAAATCTTACTTGCTTTTTTATATACGTAACGATATAAATTGTAGTTTGTCTATGTTTCcacattttttttcttgattttatgcttatttttatgtACACGCTTGTTTTTTCTATTCGTGCTTATTTTGTAACGTTTTGATGTATTATCTATCAATATAATCATCAAAATTCAACTTAAAATATTCAGTACTTTTAATCACACTTTTGTTTTTTTTCGTTCGTgcatattttgttatgttttgatGTATCATCTATCAATATAATCATCAAAATTCAACTTAAAAAATTCAGTACTTTTAATCACACTTTTACCGATTGTAGTGATAAAAGTTGAATTTATACGATTGTATTGataaaagttagatatcattGTATATGTTGGTAAAAAACATATAAAGTTGATACCACTGACTAACTCCGTTTTATACCgtcaaataaaaacatattatatgTGATCAAACTTATTCGTAGGAAACATACATAAACGTACATGAAAACAAACGTAAAGAAAACTCGAATTTATACCGACATCTATATAAAAATAAGCAAGTAagattatattttttaaaagttaACGAACAAAAGTTCAAATAATCAAAAACGTATTATATGTGACTTCgctcatacataataacatacataaaattaaacataataaattacgTAGAAACATACACAAATTCAAATTTATACTGAAACGTACATAAAAAAGCAAgtgaactttaaaaaaaaattaacgaacGAAAATTCTAAATTTACTTAGAAAAGATGACGAACATGAATTTATACCGACACATAAATAATAATAGGCACTCAAAAAATTAACTTTTATTAAGTTAACGAATGAAAGTTATCAAGAATAGTCAGATTATATGTACCATGGAGGATAAAAaccaaattttagaaaaataagaTGATGAAAGTAACATTTTATAAAGTTGAAAGTGGATAGTCAAAATGACTAAGTAAAGTGATGGAAAAGTTTCAAACTCATAAACAGAAAATATAGACAAAATTATATACATTTTCCATATGGTTTACTATGGTCACAAAATTAGTCCATGCTAAACGTGAAAAGACCAAACTGTCATCTTATTAACGGACGAAGAGTAACGGTGTGAGCAAAATGGACAGTTCGTTAAAGTTTAGGAAATCATAGGAACCATCTTCGTCAAAATAAATTAGTAACGACTGAGTTTGAGTTTGTAACCTTATGATAAACAACAgaaaccatttatgtaattttttaagaaaaaattctcaaaagaaatcatagaaacTGTGAAATTGAATCAACTAATCAAGTTGTAGATATATTTACCAAAATCCTGCCTGTTTGACAATATTAGTTTATTTGCAAGGAGTCGTAGATCGTTGATATCATGATTCAATGTCATGATTGAGTGGGAATGTTAAAAAGTGGAAGTTCTCTCGTTATTTAAATCTTGGGAATGTTAAAAAGTGGAAGTTAGATTTTGATATTGGTTTAATATTTAATGTTGAGTGCATATGTTCATAATTGTTTTGCCGGtaaatttaaaacaaattaaaTTTAATGGAAAGGAGCATTACCTAGTACATATTATATAGTTATGTATAAATATTATTGCAAAATACAGGTACTAGATATgtaatatatgtatatgtatatgaacTCTATGACATATAGTTTTCTTGGTAATAAAAATGCTCCTCCAGTAGTTTTTCATCTTCTCTCTCTTGTTCTTCTATATTCACATTTTGTATTTCAAATATGTTTGTATTGTTTTTTATGTATTGCTTGGATATAAGAAATCTATGTCTGtttcttgaattttttattttagtttatattttatcttataaatccttgctttgtctcatattcaaacctAAAACTCACATTTATATAGAGAACATAGTCTCTGCTATGTTACGATAGAAACAAAGGACTGAAGGTGTACACTCCCACATACAAAggtattttaatattttcattatAGAATTATTAAGTTCACACATCATCAGAAAACCATACAACGACACTTATAAAACATAAGCACTAAGGCCGGTATATACTACACATAGTGAAATAGAGCTTAAATGCTTATATCAGTTGTGAGTTTGGGCCTCATGAGCTTGTTTGTATGCAGTTGCCTCTGCATAAGTGCTGCAACACCTGCACCCTCCATTGTAGTAACGTCCACCACCACAGCAACCATATCTACAATATCCTCCTCCACGGCCGCCGCCACCGTTGTATCGTCCACCACCGTTATTGTATCTTCCACCACCGTTGTTGTATCTTCCACCACCATTGTTGTAACCTCCACCACCGTTGTTGTATCCTCGGTCATCACCACCATACTTTGCATCTTCTACCTCACCTGCATCAATCATCATTTCAGTAATGTACATTTTATTGCATGAATCCTGTATAGAATTCCGGGAATTGTAAAGGAAACATCCTGTACAAAAACCCAATTTCATCTATAGATGAACATTAAATTTACTCACTGTGATTGTTGGACTCCAGGTTCTTAGCTGCAGCCATTTCGGAGCTAATGAAAAGAATAGTGGCCAgaacaagtgcaagaagaaggaAAGTCTTGGAAGACATTTTGACGTGTttcagaaaaaaaatatattcagaAAGAAACTATATGGAAGAAGGATGAAGAAGCATTGTGGTAATATTCCTCTATTTATGGAAGGATTTATGCAGATGAAGATTTATTGCAGATTGGTTGGGTGGTTAGGAGCTGGTGGGACCAAGCTTTGATTGGCTTTGACATTTTGAAACCTAATTCTTATCCTCAACATCTTGTGCCGCTTTCAATTCATTTGTTTAATTCGTTTTATATTCAAAGATTTCTCGTTCAGTGAATATCTGGTTGCTTATTCTTTAACCAGATTCAACCGGGTTGGTTCATGAGAAAATCAAGTTCAACCTGACTGGTTCCTTATTCTTCTTGGAGCGGATGTGAGACTAATGTACTATGTTTTCCTTTGTCTATAGTTATACCTCTCATTTTTTTTGTCTAACCCTATTAAGTAAGTCCTTCAAAATTTGTAGTTAGAGTAGGTCCTAAGCTTTTGGTATATAAGTtctaatttttttagttaaaagttttaaataaaTATCTTAATAAAAGTTTTATATAGACATAACAGGTAAACGAGTTAGAAGTTGCACGGCAACCCTTTTTCGAATAGTAAAActaatttttttagaaaatcaCATCCTAGATCTAGGGTCACAACATTACTATGTATGACCCGTTGGACTCCAATCACGAGCTCTACAACATCTGGCGCAAAAAAACTAAATTAATCTAATGTGAAAGGTATAAACATGTGTTGAATTGTCATGTACGTTTTCTCTTGGTTTGACACTTTATATGAGGCAAATTTTAAAGTGTGCCCTACAGTGAAAACTTCACTGCCAAAGGCCGTAAGAGGGAAACTTTTGTTAGATCCACACATGCATGTTTCAATCctacccatccaaaaatcaaaacatcAGTCGGTTTAAACATTGATCTACCATCCAAAGGGTCAATCATGAAGTTAACAGGTGCCACTTTCTTGGCTGAAACATTGACATaccaaaaaattgaaaaataacgTCCCTAACCAAATTGTGTTTGTACTTGAAACCCGAGAGCTCTCTACAATGTATTGTGGTCTCTCCAAATAATAAATAAGATATATCCTGTCAACCAGAAATAATGTGATCTTAAGGTTATACTTGAGGATAGCATGATACTCCAACGGTAACATATGTTAGCCAAGGCCATCAATAGGAATGTCACAAGAAAATATTAAGAATGTGGTGTTTGGAGACACTTAAAAATCATGTCTTTGGCAATTTTATTAAAAAAGGCACTCGCCAAAACATGTTAGGATTTAGGAGGGTTAATGTCATTATTAGTGAAACTACTAAAGTCAAAGCTGAAATTGTATCACGAAGAAAAGCCAAAgcataaacataataaaaaaatcataacacATATGTCATTATCCTATAAGATGTGCTCTTATAACAAAGGTGATTAAGCCTATGAGGTCACAAAAGCAAATGAGGAAGCCTCTACCATTGAGTATAACCCTAGAGCATCAAACCTAATATTAATGAAGCAAGTTGCTAGTGGATGTCCCCAAAGAAAAGAACTCCACAAACAACCATATCCACAATCGACACATGACATATTTTATCAAAGAACATTGTTGCTTCCTACATGTGAACGAGTTGGCACACACTCAAGCCAACGAATAGTTTGGCAATGCCTATGCGAGATCAAAGCAAAAGGAACTCATCCCATAACATCAAACCTATCTAGAGAAGGGGCATAGAAACAACAATGATGGCAAGTCTCTTCATAGCTAAGCCACTAAAAACAATACATCATAACTAATAGCCCCCCCAAGAATCTTCACCCCTAATAATGGCCTCCGAATGTTGAGATGCAATACCCCTCACGAAACTTCCTAGCATTACATAAAGGCCAAAATAGTTTAATTTTCTTGATATTCGGTTTTAGTTAAGAAAACTAATTGTTCCaaagtaaattaattaaaatCGGAGTATTATAGTAAACTAAAATCTTCATTGCTACTCCTGAATGTGTACAGTCACACCTTCGTCTTTTCATGATCACTGATGATACCTGAAAACAATAACAAttgggtaagcatgaagcttcgtgagttcctccaaaataccatatacaataaatacatatatacaacatGCATACTAGGTTTGTTGCCCtgctgcctcaacccaaccaatcaTTAGGTTTGTTGGCATGCTGCTTCAACCCTACCGCTCTTCGGGTTTGTTGGCCTGCTACCTCAACCTAACTgctacaatatgtcgacatataaacaatcaacaGATCGAGTAGGAACATAAATACAGGAAACTaccaatcatacaactcactaccgCCTACTAGACCCCTCACAACACACTACTCTGCTACCATCAAATGTCCATGGAATACACAGCCATAAGTAACTAGAGGTGGGATAGCTACTCGAATAGATGATCCCACTCTAGTGCCACAGCCAGACGATAATCAGCCTACTGATACTCTAACCAATATACCACTACTACTACATCCTACCACATAAGGATATAAATATATCGAACAACTCACTATAGCATAGTAGTATCATATATAAAAGGATACATAACCAAatccagtgggccgacattggtgcctttgacccacgggtatagtgaggaaaactcacctaaaTCGTACAATCTATAAACACTGCGACACTCTCCCTTTTCTACACTACTTGCTCCAACAAACCTTCTAACACAAAAAACATGGCAAAACATCAATCAACAACCCAACTCCCTCAAGTTTGACTCAAAGCCAAACATGCCAAAAGTGAACGGTCAACAGGTTAACTACCTCTTACGACGTGAAAATCTATTGGTCACGTCGTAAGCCGCTAAAAGACAAAAGAGTAAATTAAATGAGCGATCCCTATGGCTTAGGGtaatttacgtgtttggtccctaacttattttttttactcGGAAaatccctattgtttgtttttgttacacgcttggtccctgtcttacctaaaacaaaaaaaaaaatactattttgcccttgatttttttttttaatttatttaaataaagacaCCCCAATCCTATCCCCTCACATTACCTTACCTACACCaccatttttccctatttaaataatagttttttatgTAAGGCAGGATCAAtggcataacaaaaacaaacactagggaccaagtgtgtaacaaaaacaaacagtagggaccttccgagttaaaaaaataagttagggaccaagcgcgcaaattacccaaaccatagggaccatttgtgtgaTTTACTCAAGACAAAATAATCACGGTCCTTCGATCGTCACGACATAACATCATGTCGTGAGAACTGTCTAAATGACATTTACATGACTAAAACCTCTTAATCCATTATTCCACTAATCCACATCCTCCAGAAGGCATCCTAACACCCCATAAATGTTGCTAGAAGATGCAAATGAAGCTTGCAAGTTGGATCTATGCTCCAAAGATGatccatgttttcttcaagtcaccaaaacACCACCAAATGCTCAAGAACTCAAGGATAGGGCTACGGTTTCGTTTGGAATGAAGGGAGGCTCAAGAAGACACCTAAGGTTATGAGAGAAGTTCCTTAaatatggagaaaaccctaaaattcatgGGCTTGGCTGCAACCAGGCTCACTACGTGAGGTTCACAATGTCACAACGTGACTCTCATTTCCTCGTGTCATGTTACAACCTTCTAATGGTCATGCGTGCACCCATTTTTCCTAAAAGTCATGCCATTGACTCCTTAACGCCGTGAGCTGATTTGTTTTGGAAACtgggtgttataattctcccccaattaaattagatttcgccctcaaaATATTACATGGTTAGAATTTTAACTGCACTAACACAATCCATATGCTACCTCCAACCgcttaacataatcaatacatccATATCAAACTTGAGAGGCCATCCGTAACCCAACGGATGCGAACAAACCACCCAGACATTTGGAACACTCAATTAACGTCGTGAGCTTATTTGTTTTGGAAACtgggtgttataattctccccaaattaaattagatttcgccctcaaaATATTACGTGGTTAGAATTTTAACTGCACTAACACAATCCATATGCTACCTCCAACCacttaacataatcaatacatccATATCAAACTTGAGAGGCCATCCGTAACTCAACGGATGCGAACAAACCACCCAGACATTTGGAACACTCAATTGCAATAACTACCTCTTTCTCCACACGATAAGAACCAACTCATACCGAAGCCACTTAAACGGGAACTTCCATAACTATATCTTCTAACCATGTAGGAGTCCAACAGTCCAACTCTAAAGACATCCATAACAGATGAGGATCATCCACTCTTCATTCTTACCCCAAGTCCCAGATTAGGAATACCCTTAAAAACATATCAACACTCAAAACATTTCGATAAAGAATTCCAACCAAACCTAAAATAGGAAACCACATAAATGTTCTCAAATATACACATGACATCCTGGAAAGTCGTGACTAACCAACGTTTACCACGAGCATAACCATGGTCACTACAAAACCCTATGCGACACTTAAACTCCCACAACAGCTCAGGTGCATAACCATCTGTCAAAACATCCTAAAGACTTATCACCATCCGCATAACTAATCTCTTGGCATTCCAACTAACATACCCATACCCCTATGTCAATCCAAAAAACTATGGGTCATCAGCAACCCAAGTATTATCGTTAGTCCTGAAATATTCATGCCATCTATCAGCTACCAACACAGCTAGTCTAGTATGCACACCGCTATGACATAGGCAATATAGAGGGAGAGATCACATGAAACCTCATCCTAAAACGAACATAAGTCCGCTAATAAGAAACCCAATAATGAGATGTTAATATACCACCATGACTTCTCTCATAAGTCAACACCCTACAATTGTCCGAATCAACCTGCCGGTCACTGAGCTGCCAATGACAACACTATACTGCACAATGCACGTGTATGGCACACGATTAACAAAACCACACATGGGTCTCCACTACAAAACTGTCGCCCCTCTAAAAAATGAAATCCACGATGTCTCACTACACTTCGTGACGCCATTCAGCCATTGGATGAGAAACTCACTAATTCTGACTGTTCTTTCCATCATCTAGCCACAAGTGTGATGACTCCCAACCAACATCCAACAACCTAAAACACACTGCCATCATTCCACTAACTGGTAGGAACTCAATCAACATCCCACTCAACACTTGTCATAAAATACAAGAGTCATACCATTCCAAAGCACACACTCTGCCACAATCCACTGCCACTTCCAACAGATCGCCAAATGAAACATGACCAAGCATAACTAGTTTTAGATAGACGATTCAACTCTTGTTCCAACCGTAACCAAACCCAAAAAGTTGACGTACCAGCGAGTCAGACGATTTTACGAACCTTGTTTATTAACATAAGAAAGTGTATATCATAAAAAAGATGTCATGTATCCTAAAATTTAAAGGCTTTACGATATGCAGTTCTGCATGTCAAAAGCTTGATGTCACAATTAAAAAAACATGGGGTATACCCCTGTCAAAATGTGTGTGTCAACTACAAAGCCTATGATCTTATAATTTTACAAACCCAACAACCCTTTCAAAAAATCGATTACAAACTTTGGCTTTTACCGAAGACCTCACAAAATCATGCTCACTCTTGGTATCAGCCACTATGACTCTGACTCCTCACGTCACTGTGTCGATGGCTTCGACTCCTCACCCTCACCACATCAACAATTGTGGTTCCCCACTGCATTTCATTCACAACGATTGGAGTTCAATTAAACAGGTATATTTTCCTTCTTGTATCAAAGAAGTATGTActttctttttctccttcttcttcatgaatcaTCTTCCCTTCCTTTTTTGACATTTCTTCACATAAACTATGATGTGAAtcactttaatttttttttttttaacgctTTTGCAtttaattttatatgtttttccTATGTATGAGTATGCCATATATAATACAATTTTGATTAGTTGCACTCTCGTTTTTATCTCCCGTAGTAATATGATTTTCCTTAATAACTTTAATTCgttaacttaaaaaaatcattttttacgaGCTTATTTTATAACTTTAGAGCGGTCGATGTTTCGACGAAAATTTAGAAAGTTTggtttttacttttttatatttaaaaaaaacttatttggTTTTTGTATGTACGTATCGGTACAAAATCGAGTTTTTCTACGTGTCGACGTAATTTGTTTACATATTCTTGCTTAATTTTATGTACGTTTGCTATGTATGAGTCGGGTCATATTAATACGATTTTGATTATTTGAACTTTCGTGTTTATCTATTATAGTATCtatataatttgatttttcttAATAACTTTGGTTAATCAACTTAAAAAAACAAGTTTTTAGTGCTTATTTTTATGTTTGTGTGAATATAAATTCAAAGTGGTCAACGTTTCGATGTAATTTTAAAACTTTCattcattaattaaaaaatattactTGCTTTTTTATATATGCACGTAACGATATAAATTCTAGTTTGTCTATGTTTCGAcataagtttttttatttttcgtttttatgtttattttttgtacatgcttggttttttttttttttttttttttttttttttttgtgcttGTTGTTACGTTTTGATGTATCATCCATCAATATCATCATCACAAATCGACTTAAAAAATTTTGTACTTTTAATCACACTTTTGTTTTTTCGTTCGtgcttattttgttatgttttgatGTATCATTATCAATATAATTATCAAAATTCAACTTAAAAATCCAGTACTTTTAATCACACTTTTACTGATTGTAGTAATAAAAGTTGAATTTAGACGATTGTACTGataaaagttagatatcattGGATTTCTTggtaataaaatatataaagttGATACCACTAACTAACTCTAGTTTATACCGTCGAATGAAAACGTATTATATGTGATCAAACTTATTCGTAGGAAACATACATAAATGTACAGGAAAACGTAAATAAAACTCGAATTTATACCGACacctatataaaaataaatatgtatgattatatatattttttaagttaACAGACAAaagtttaaataataaaaaacgtATTATATGTGACTTGACTCATAAGTAATAACATACAtaaaattaaacataataaattataTAGAAACAAACACAAATTTGAATTTATACTGAAATGTACGTAAAAAAAAATGAACTTTTAAAAAAAGGTTACCgaaacaaaaattttaaatttactaactataaataaataataataggcACACAAAAAATTAACTATTATTAAGTTGAGGAAGGAAACTTATCAAGAAAAGTCAGATTATATGTATTTGATTTCAAATATGTTTGTATTGTTTTTTATGTATTGATTGGATATAATTAATCTATGTCTGTTAAAAAATTTTATCCTTCGATTTTctggtattttttattttagtttatatattatCTTATAAATCCTTGCTTTATTCTCCTTTGTCTTGTACACTAAAACTCATATTCAAATAACATAAACCTAAAACTCACATTTATATATAGAACATAGTCTCTGCTACGTTTTAATAGAAACAAAGGAGTACACTCCTACATACAAAGGTGTTTAAATATTTCCATTATAGAACTATTAAGTTCATACTTCAACAGAAAACCATACAACCACAGTTATTAAACATAAGCACTAAGGccggtatatatatatactacacaTAGTAAAATAGAGCTTAAATGCTTATATCAGTTGTGAGTTTGGGCCTCATGAGCTTGTTTGTATGCAGTTGCCTCTGCATAAGTGCTGCAACACCTGCAACCTCCATTGTAGTAACGTCCTCCACCACAGCAACCATATCTACAATATCCTCCTCCACGGCCACCGTTGTATCGTCCACCACCATTGTTGTATCTTCCACCACCGTTGTTGTATCTTCCACCACCATTGTTGTAACCTCCACCACCGTTGTTGTAACCTCCACCACCATTGTTGTATCCTCCACCACCATTGTTGTATCCACGGTCATCACCACCATACTTTGCATCTTCTACCTCACCTGCATCATTGATCATTTCAGTAATGTATATTTTATTGCATGAATCCATGTATAGAATTCTGGGAATTGTAAAGGAAACATCCTGTACAAATAGCCAATTTCATCTATATATGAACATTAAATTTACTCACTGTGATTGTTGGGCTCCAGGTTCTTAGCTGCAGCCATTTCGGAGCTAATGAAAAGAATAGTGGCCAgaacaagtgcaagaagaaggaAAGTCTTGGAAGACATTTTGACGTGTTTCAGAAAGAAAATATATTCAGAAAGAAACTATATGGAAGAAGGATGAAGAAGCATTGTGGTAATATTCCTCTATTTATGGAAGGATTTATGCAGATGAAGATTTATTGCAGATTGGTTGGGTGGTTAGGAGCTGGTGGGACCAAGCTTTGATTGGCTTTGACATTTTGAAACCTAATTCTTATCCTCAACATCTTGTGCCGCTTTCAATTCATATTTGCGGTTTACGTGCGCTAAACGGTGGGTTACGACGGCGGCGCCTGGAGAGTGCCGGGTGATAAAAAGTttatttttcattaaatagtttttttaggcgATTAATTTTCTCTTTTGGACGGATAGATGTTTTAAAAAAAGATAGTTAAATTTTGCATTTTAATCCGTATTTAATGAATCAAAATTTTTGTATACAAATTTGGTATAATCGAATATCAAATTTTTTTATTAAGTATTATTTGTAACCATTCAATATCAACCAATAATGAAACCACAAAATGTTAAATAGCAAAATAACAATTAACAATGAAACCGTTAACCATCAAACGAATTTACTAAAAAGGAATTCCAATTTCCATATTATGTATCACAGATTTACAAATAAAATCAATATTAATTATTTCTCCACCCTATAAAATGTATGTgtcaataaataattaatttattgacCACATCTAATTAACAAAAACACATTCACTTGCTCAAATGAAAATCcagtaattttcatttttatgattTAAGTTTTACATGTTGAGTAATTCATTTCCGGCGGTAATTAATTCATTTCGGTTAATAGTATCCTTGTGACTATTAAATCAAACCATAAAAATCATTAAGTATTACCAAGTTACAAAATATTGATAATATTTTAGTTCTTATAATCCTCAAATGTTGATAAATCAATTCCTACGTATGACATAAGTGCAGAAACATAAATGAAAAACCCCATGAAATCAACAAATAAAAACTGAATAGAATACATATTTTTTTCTAAACTTAATTATAATAGCCTAAAATTTATACAAACAAATTCAGtcaaataaataacattttgagCTAACTTTAACATTTTGTTTAGTCGCTCTAGAATATCATCTCAGGTCTAGCTTTTTGAAATTCACACAGTTAAAAAGATTGTCTAATATGGTTTAAAAACGACAGAAGTAGAGTACAAAAAAATTGTGT is part of the Lactuca sativa cultivar Salinas chromosome 7, Lsat_Salinas_v11, whole genome shotgun sequence genome and harbors:
- the LOC111902826 gene encoding glycine-rich protein 3 short isoform-like; translated protein: MSSKTFLLLALVLATILFISSEMAAAKNLESNNHSEVEDAKYGGDDRGYNNGGGGYNNGGGRYNNGGGRYNNGGGRYNGGGGRGGGYCRYGCCGGGRYYNGGCRCCSTYAEATAYKQAHEAQTHN
- the LOC122194445 gene encoding dormancy-associated protein 2-like, with the protein product MSSKTFLLLALVLATILFISSEMAAAKNLEPNNHSEVEDAKYGGDDRGYNNGGGGYNNGGGGYNNGGGGYNNGGGRYNNGGGRYNNGGGRYNGGRGGGYCRYGCCGGGRYYNGGCRCCSTYAEATAYKQAHEAQTHN